From Anopheles maculipalpis chromosome X, idAnoMacuDA_375_x, whole genome shotgun sequence:
GATTGAGGTAGGACAAAGACATGTTGGAGCTGATGTTCCGTTGGCAACTTACCTCCAACGACGCTGTACAGTAGCACCAGCAGTACATAGTGGGGCGTACACAGCATGGCGACCATGCCGCTGGTTGAGATTCCGAGACTGAGGATGGCGATACCGAACAGCAGTGTGGAGATGTTCTGTTCGCTGCTGTACCGAAATGAGGCCCGATGCACCAGATTGAAGCCGATCAGCATGACCGGCGGACATATGAGGTCCAGGTCCGGCTCGTTGCTCACTAGTGCACCGAACACGTACACCGGTGTAAAGATCACTATCTAGTGGCGGACGCAAGAGTGGgggaggagagagagagtgacaGATAAAGATGTAGGACATAGGCTTTAGTTAAGGTCGCAGCACCTGTTTCGCATTTCGCGACGAAAACTTCGCGTAGCGCCATTGGTTGAAGCCTTACATTCATTAGGAAGATGTACAGCAGCAGTTTCCATTTCGGAAGTATCAGCACGATCAGATCGAAGACGCGCGGTTCCACCATCTCATTGATGAATGCCTCCATTTTGGCGCACCGGAAACTTccgtactgtgtgtgtgtgtgtgtgtgtgcgtcgtcGACCCCCGGATATGGAGCGGATGTGTGTTACATAATTGTTGCCTACCACCAGGCGCCTGGGGGAGGTGTAGTCGACTGCAGGAGAATACTAGAGGCCCTTGCCCGGAACACTGCCCGcacaaaacacagacacaaacactgtaactgctgctggtgatgacGGTAGGGTTCACCAAGGGACGGAAACGGGACGTCTCTGTTGCTGTATTGTCTGTTGCGCTGGCGACTGTTTCAGCATCGTGGTGTTGAGCCGCACCACGCCTTGTTGTGATGTTGCTGCCTGCCTGCTAGTGTTGTGTCCATCCATTCGGACGAATCCGGCGGCTTTAACCCTCTTATCTACTTATCTTATCGTGCCTGTCTCACCCGCTCCCTCCGATAACCACCGCGCTCGTGGAGGAGCGGGGTGTTGCGTTACAAGGCGCCGGATTCACCGGAACTTTTCACCGAGCGGCAGGGAACGCGTCGAAGACGACGAACGATGACACACCTTATCATCGCCGCCACCGCTGGAATTGTTTTCGCGGGACAAACATCTTAACAGTGACGAACCCGATGGCCCTAAACCGATGATAAGTTCCTTGTTTTGGGGTGTTTTGCTGTCCAACCGCATTCGTTAGGCGCTTATCGGGTGAGGGGGGATGCCTTGCTAGATTTAGTGCTAGGGGTAGTGATCAAGATTCGATGTTGGGATATCTAGGGTAGCGTATGGCGAACGTGCGTTCGTCACTGACATTCGATCCACGCGTGCCCGCAACTTACGGGTTCCTGTCGGTCTGGACGCCACACACTTCTTCTTGACGGGATATTTGGGTTTCTCTCGGTCAATTTCGGCGCTCGTTATCGGTGTCTCATACGAATACGAAAGAAGTGTTTTACGCACGTATCGTACATATCTTTCGGCGAATCAGATTCAATTGGATAAAAGCCATTATTtcggaaaaaaagcaacaaaacggtAATTATTTTTCAGCTCTGTGTAACATTATAATTGCATTATATATTTGCTATATTCTAGAGATAATGTTTTGCACCGCGAGGTTCTTACTTTTCTCCACCGATTGGCTACAAAATGGCGCTctatttgtgttttgatttttgcccTCTAATCCACAAAATGGCACAATTaggctgattttttttctctcttttactAAACATAATTAGTGTACAAAGATTGTGCTCTAGCGTGGGTGTATATAGATTACGAAAAATTGTGTACGTACTAGGGGAAAATGGGGTAAAGAAAGCACAACACATAGATAGATAAGTACGATCAATAGCTTGCGATTTTTcgggaaacaattttttgcCGTTTCTAGTGCTTACATTTACGCTTATCCTCTAGCCTCACCAATGCACGAGACACCCACCtttttggattttgtttttttgttaaaaaagctTCCGCCATTCTTGAAGACATCGGAAATAGATAATCCTAGCTGTGCGttcgaaattgaaattgattcaaAGTACCACTATTTCAGAACCGATTCTACCGATGTGGTGGCTACTTCAgatcttcttgttcttggcttaacgaccttctataaATCaccgccggccatcgaatgacttactagacttgctgataccttGCTGATAGACTTGGATaggcagtcctcactacagggggggacggtccggataggatttgaaccccggggtCCTGCCGAGTGAAGACCGAAACAGTTGTCATCGTTCCATCAGGCCCAGTAGCCCCAGCagctaatttattttacacaaaaactACTGTACAACAAAGCACTAACTTGCTTAAGCACTTCAGGAAAGCTCCTAAATCAGTGCTCTAATTTTGACACGGTAAAAAAACGACGAATGACAGTTAATATGGATATCGAAATAAATAGGTTACTATTTTACACGGTTAAACAACAtaaatgattcaaaaatataaactccataaaacaaaacagcatttTAAAAGCTCTGcgaggtttaaaaaaaaaaacctgcgagaaaacaaaaccttcctAAATAAAACTACGTAATTCTGCCTAACTTTTAAAGGTGGCCAAAGGCCGCCAGGGCCTACAACCAGTGcagaccttttttttcattacaagTAGCACACAGAGGACATAAACACAATTTACAGATGGGTTGGGTGCCTAGCTTTCTGACATTCTGGATTAACCCCCAAGATAGGTCAGAGTTTAAGTCACCTCTCTacatcaaacaaaagaaaactggTACTTGATATTTGATATATGGTATAGTGCATGCCGGCACAATATGAAGCACATGTCATATCGATCGGACGTAGCAATCGAACCATAAATGGCTATGGGTGTGAGCCAAAAGAAAACCCTAACAAAGTGCGGAAGCATGTGCTTAAAAAATACCTCTTGTgtataaaaaaacatcatcaaaaaacaaaacttcccaCCATATACTCCAGCCCCACCTaatcaactaaaaaaaaaaaatctaaaaaagcTTCTGATACTTTAACTTATCCTCTAGATCCCTCAGGCGCTGTTGTTCCTGCAACTTTGCCAGCTCCTTACGCACGGCGGGCTGCAGGTGAGGGTCCAGCTCGGCCGCACGCTCATAGTCGGCCTTCGCCCGATCAAAGTTCCAGGCGCCCGCCTGTGCCCTGCCGCGCCGATACCACGCCTTTACGCAGTTTGGGTCGTACTTTAGCACCTCGGTACAGTGCTCGATGACGGCGTAAAAATCTTTCTCGGCTAGCTTGCACTGGGAGTAGTTTAACAGTAGCGGAACCTTCATCTGAGCCAGCTCATTCCATTCCGGTTCGTTGGGTTTTTCTCTGCAAAGTACGGAACATTAATTAAATAGAGTGTTAGACAGAACGGGAGGACACCGATCGTAGCGGCATATCTTACTTGAGCATCAGCTGCTCAATGATACCAGTGGCGTACGAGTACGATTCCAGTGCTGCGGCCAGATTGTTCGCCTTGTACGCCGCATTGCCCTGCTGCCGTAGCTTCTCGACCAGCGTTCGCTTCTCCGTGTCGCACAGCTGCCACGATTCCTTTTCGTACTCTTCCGGACTTTCGATCGACAGTATCTCGATGGTAAACTCGAGATCCTGCGGATTCGTGAACAGCTCGTCGAGATCTTTGTATCCGATGCCCTCGTTCTGTACCGTCATGCCGCAGCAGTGTTTCCGCTCCTCCCGTGGCTTCTGTGCGTCCCGTATCGTTTTCGACACGAACGGGTACTGCATGACCAAGGATCGGTCGCACCGAAACCGGGCCACCTCGTGCAGAGCCATCTGCTGCACGATCGATTCCCACACCTCGAGCTTAaactttttgcccaacactaGCTCCATTGGTTTCTGCTGCGTTCGACTGTCGTCTATGAGCGTTCGTGATTCGTCACATTTTCTCGTTTGATAGTGGAACTTTACCTGGCcaaagcaaatggaaaaatcTTTATTGCCCCACTGTAGTGTAATGTGAATCCATCCCCGCCTTTGCCTACCTTTGTGCCATCACGAAATGGAACCACTTTCGTGCCCGCATGCACGATTGTTTTCAATATGTTCGTATCCGACTGGCCGCAATCCATCACGAACGGTAACACACGGCAGGCAGAGGAACCACAGCAGAAATCAATGACCAACCAGCTAGCTGCTCGGTAGGAGGAGGAAGTTCTACCACCtgctacttttttttcctctttagtCGAGTCGAGTTCCTGGGCTTTCCTGCGATACTTTTCGTAGATTTGTTATACTAACAAGACATCTATGCTTGTCGACCGGCAACTTTGGCCATATGTCCTAATTTAACTATTACCAAGGGGATTCACACGACTGTCTGGATTTCTTCGATgctttgatgttgttttgatgatgtttttctgtattttgaATTTATACTTTTTGGACTgacgttttgcttgcttgcttgttgttttgtttatactAGCTGGTTTTGCTCTTTTGATTGGGTGTCGTtgactcttttttttgtgctaagttttgtttgtttgtttgtttttagaaTATTACTTTGTTTTCTTGTATAAAATTAATGTTGCAAATGATTAGTTTTTACCCTTTATCCTTATCAAATGCTCCCAACGATAGAGTCGATTCTTTTCAGTCATCATTcatgcaaaaaataatttaaaaaaggatattcaaacagtatttaaaaaaaatctcattcgaCGTCtgggtgatttgttttttatgcgttctgagtgtgtgtgtgtgcgtgttcgtTGCGTCCGATCGCCTCGCTAGCATAAAGCATTGCAAAGGCGAGCTGTCAAAcgttcgtttgtttacattttgttcCGCTGGGATGTACGAACCAGATGGtgaattgttgttgtttaagcTTTGTGAACAGAAAATCCTTCAGCAAATTCCGTCTATCGCATCGTTAGCTCTACTGCATCGTGGACTGTGCCACGTACTATGGTTTATTTATTGCTCGGAGCCATTAGAATCTATGATAAATCAACAACATCGCTTAACACATTACACGAATAGGTTTCGCTGTTCGCGCACGTTAGTATGGTGTGATCATTGTTGAATAATTGCTTCATGAGTTTTCCTTTCTAAttactttccctttttgttttttccctcccactCTAGCCCACGGGTTGTGGCCGGTGTGACACTTCGCCGCCTTTCCCGGGTGACGCTTCCCACCGTCAATCCGCCTGTTGCCGCCTTTCGCCGGCGAAGAGCGAAAACCCGTGCCCAATTGCAATACGGTATACGATATATCGATGTATCTACACATCGCATCTCACTCTGGTTGGCGGAGCCCGTCCGTCCGCACCGGCAGCGTGGCGCCGCCGGCAGGGACGGATGCGGGCCGGCCTCATTTTGATATGTTTACCACGTTCTGAAAGATGTCGGTACAGTCCTGATCTAGAAGAAGGTTCTCCACCTGCTCATCCGACAGACCATCCTTTGCAGGATCCGAGCgctggaagagaaaaaaatcacttccgGCCGATTCGTCCCGCGCCACCTCCGATTCGCTGTTACGCCGCTCGAGCGTTTTGCCGATGCGCTGGATGCCCTGGGCAAACACATCCTTCACCCGATCGCCCGTATCGATGATAATGTCCAGACTTTGGCGGCGCCCGGtactgctggtggtgttgctgG
This genomic window contains:
- the LOC126559283 gene encoding AH receptor-interacting protein; protein product: MDCGQSDTNILKTIVHAGTKVVPFRDGTKVKFHYQTRKCDESRTLIDDSRTQQKPMELVLGKKFKLEVWESIVQQMALHEVARFRCDRSLVMQYPFVSKTIRDAQKPREERKHCCGMTVQNEGIGYKDLDELFTNPQDLEFTIEILSIESPEEYEKESWQLCDTEKRTLVEKLRQQGNAAYKANNLAAALESYSYATGIIEQLMLKEKPNEPEWNELAQMKVPLLLNYSQCKLAEKDFYAVIEHCTEVLKYDPNCVKAWYRRGRAQAGAWNFDRAKADYERAAELDPHLQPAVRKELAKLQEQQRLRDLEDKLKYQKLF